The genomic segment GTATGCAAATGCATGCTTGCACATGATATGTCATGCGATCCATTAGAGCTACAATATATaaagtgtgtgagagtgtgcaactattcagcaacaatcatgggaGAGCAGAAGCATCTTAGTGACTTCACAAGTGGCATGATAGTGGATGCTGTGCAACGTGCCTCAAGGCAGGTGCTGCATTTACCAACAAGTCAAACGTCAGAAATGACAATGTTTGCAGGAAGACACCACCTGAAATCAGACTTGTAGCCACACTATTCAAAAATACCTATTCCTTGTTTCCAGGCCAACCTGGCATTATCTCCCAATGCCTTGCTGCCATCTCCCAAGAGTCCTGGACTGAAGCTCCacccctcctccttccccttcGCCAGTCCTTCGTCCACTCCCAGCAGCCCCGGCGTGCGTTCCCACTCCAGTGAAGAAGAGGCATCTGCCAGCTTTGACAAACCAGCAGAGGGCACTGTGTTACACAACATAAACAAGGTAAAACAGACCAAATGGGGTTGTTTGAATACAGCTGAATACATAAGAAGCTCTTTTATAAAGGCTTTGTaaatactggtgtgtgtgtgtatgtggaaGGGGAGTTATGTTGACATCACATCTTTCAGCTTGCTTTAGCACTAGGGGGGACATTCAGTGAAACTAatctaacatttattttaaattatatatttaaggatTACATAAAGCAACAATCCATGATAAAGTGTAGCTAAAGACGGTTAAGGACTTATGGACATAGTTGAGGGCGTGACAGTGTGACTATGGTGTGGGAAAAGGCTGCATTAAATGgggttattgtatttataaactaactttttttttgtcaacttCAAATGCTGTACATTCAAGATCATTAAAAGATGACTATGGGTTTGTAGCAGCCTTTGAATGCTATGATTGTTTGCTTGGTTTATCTTTCATCTGCATTGCAAGCttgaacataattttaaaaaataacttgtcTCCACTGTTTACTGCACCAGAGACGGAATTACTTCCACAACTTTAAACATACCTTATGAAgtggtatatttttttttttagcatacagtatattatttattatctcAAATCTTCCCATTTCTGTGTCATTTTGCACAGGGACGAGCCCGCCTCTCCATCAAGCGCAGACCACCAAGCCGGAAGCTCAGGAAGTCATCATCTGAAGAGCCCACAGGCAAGACTCCATCCCCCAGCCAGGAGCAGCCACGGCAGAATGGAGAGGATGACGTGTTTGAAGCAGTCAAAGTAGAGGATCCCAAAGAAGACAACAAGCCCTCAATGAAAGAGCCTGAAGGATGTGTAAAGAGCTCTGAAGGGGACAAGCTGCAGGATGGCCCCAAGTCCAAAACACTGGGGGAGAGTATAGAGCACATGGGCAAGGTTTCACAGGAAAAACCGGACAGGCCACAGGAAACCCCAGAGGCTTGTGAGAGTGTGGAAGCGGAGCACAGGCCCAGCAAGAAAGCCCAGGCAGAGACTAGAGCCTTGGACAATACCCCTGGAGATATACAGGCTGCTGGCTTGAGCAGCAACAATGAAGATACAAAAACTGGAGAGACCAGCAAGGAGGAGGAAGAGGTGAAGGCAAATCAGGAAGAGGTGAAGACAAATCAAGAGGAGGAGGTGAAGACAAatcaggaggaggaggtgaagacaaatcaggaggaggaggtgaagacAAATGGTTCAGATGACAAGGTTAGTCGATTAGCATATGTGTTTAATATGCTACTGATTATTACTTTAGGGATAATTTAAAGCACTacacaaaaagaaaattgtaCCTGAAATAATTTGCTGAAGACCAATATATTTTGAGCAATTGAAAATATTTGAAACCTCTTAGGGACTGATCAGTACAGACTTACCATTACTGTCAGGGTGCAGCAGACAAAATTGTCCCCTTTCTTTTTGTGTTCTCTAGCCAACATTCAAGAGGTTAAATGAAATAAAGGGACAATTTCTGAGTGCTGtgtataatataatgtatacTGTCAAATTAATTGATTTACTGACATAATTAGATACCTTATGCAGAACAGTATTAATTCCCTTTACTTGTAACAAATCCATCAAAGTGCTGACAGTGAAGGATAATCATTCATAATTGGGCTAATTAgacatttagatttattttattgaagagctggcgttttcttttttttgtactcGTATCTTATATTTCTATCATTCTGGGTGGTTCTTTTATTGCAGTTTCTCAGATAATGTTTGATGAGTCtgtgctttcacctgagttcaggagctgttccTCAGATCTAGTTGCCTGAACAGATTTAAAGTTTCTAGTGATCTGCTACTTTGGATCCAGTTTCATTTTCTATTACAGTAGATGGTGCTGCTGCTTATAAATATAAAGACAGGCTGCTCTAGTAACATCTGTATGTAACATCTATGGCTGTTTCTGGATAGCAGCTTCTGAACTCCgatgaaagcaccttaacacacaaaaaaaaaaactccacagtATCTGAGTAATTAAATAAGAATAACTTGTAAAGATCGCAAACACCATATAAAGGTAAGAGAAATGTAAAAGGCTTCTCCAATACAGATTTAGAACTTAAGCAGCTATGGAAAGTTTGGGGAAGAGAGTATAATCTTTATAATCTTAACAAATGGTAGATGTTTACCCACAACAGAAACTATGCAAATAGGCCCAGTCAGTGTTTGGAAGGCTAACTTCCAATTAATATCAACTTCCTTTATGTAAAACTTGTGATGGAATCAGCTGAGGTGTGGGTTATTTGAATCATTTGAAACAAACATAAGCACTGTGAACTACAGGAgacgtgagcaataatgcaattcattttaatgtgttaAACTATCAATTCACTTCCAGTTTTTTTCTCTAATAAATCCTTGTTTCAATCCTTTTTATCAGCAACTAATTAAAAGATAACTGCTCCTTATATAGTCTGCATTTGCTTTGTATTCacgagattagataaaggggcattcagaacagaaaataggaggcacttttttacacagagaattgtgagggtctggaaccacctccccagtaatgttgttgaagctgacactctgggatccttcaagaagctgcttgatgagattctgggatcaataagctactaacaaccaaacgagcaagatggtctgaatggcctcctctcgtttgtaaactttcttatgttcttatgtcaatCATGTATGTCAAGTCCAATGTTATCTTAGTATTTCTTGTACAGGCTTGCCTTTTTCTCACATTAAAgaacattgtatatatatatatatatatataatgcacctcggatataacgctcatattgtgtgtcccccgagacccgcgttatagcgagggaacactgactgtgtatatatatatatatatatatatatatatatatatatatatatattatatattttatatatatatatataattattattatttttttaatcaattacaaGTAAATAAATGTCTCTCCAGAATTTGAATACAGGTTAACAATAACTCAGGTATATtggtgttttaaactaaatgtaaTTCTTGTGTAAAAGTATACAAAGGCTATGTCTGCAGCACACAAACGACATATTGCCTTAAACAAGAGCGATTGCTGCCACTTTCCAGTACCACTACATTGTGAGTGTTTTTCTGCCCTAAAGCGACTGTATAAATTGTGGCAGCGCATGAGAAACGTTAATTTCTGAACTGTACAGTTACCGTCAAAAACAATCCAGCTTACCGCGTTTCCAGTTTACCTTTTATTCTCTATAAACTACATTAAAAAGAGATATTATTTTTGTGATAAGAAATTCATTAGAACTAtgcttttaaattacattaacttatttttacaaaatataactAGTTATAAAACAAGAGTGGAACATGGCAAGTCCCATCAGGTTACAGTGGACGATGTTCTGCACTgttgatacagtatttgtattttggTTTTAAAGATACTAAAACAGCTCAAAGCTATTTCCTCCTAGTTATGACATCTCAAGATTGGCAAACACTCTCTGGCAAAAGTCTTTGAAAGGTATCAACTTTGGCTCATGGTTCATTTTGCAATACATTGCCTCATTTTTGGCCTGCTTTCCAAGAAGTGACTATACCcagtaaatatgtttttatgataCAGGTAAGACATAGAGAAGCTCTCTCTGTGGGTATACTATGCTCACAGATTTAAGATAAACTTTAAAACCTCCTTCCCCTTCATATTGTTGCAGGACAAACAACCTGAGGGCGATGGAAACTGAGGTGACTGAGAAACCAAACCTGTCCAATCACTGGAGGCTGGTTTGCCTATAACAGCCAATCCAAATAAGTCAACGAACTCCCGTCTAAGCTCAGATTCCAGCCACTTACCATTGCTGGAGTCCTCAGGCTTATTCTGTCATCTTTGTGTATTAACCCTTAGAGTGCTGGAGGCCAGTACACTTCATGCTCTTACAGGCGTCTCCTCTTTATCTCATTTTTGGGTTATGGAAGGTTTCCGTGGAAACAGTGATTTACAATAACAATGTTAGTCAAGAGAAATCAGCTTGGATTCTAAAAGTGTTTATCCATGGAGAATGCATAAAAGGAAGGATTTAAATAGAGATACAGTGTTAATATGATGCTAGTGACTTCACATGGGTTTCCATATAGGCTGCCAAATTAACAATTAAAGCTGCAAATATGAGAAAGAAACAGCAGGTGTCGCTGTATAGAAATGACACACTCTTCAGCAGTCTATAGGCTACGAGTGAGAATAGATTACTATTCCCAAGTTAAAGATATACTGCTACTGTATTTGTGCGGAAAAAAACGTATTGAAGCTTCATTTAAGAAATAGCAATGTTTTTTAtggaatttataaaaaataaaagctcttGTTTATATGTGATTTTTGTAATGTTAAAtcctctccacacacacatcATTTTTATAACACATCAACATGAAGCTACACATACTGCCTATTTGTAGATGACATTTTTTATATGGCTGATTATTGTTGTTTGGTCAGGTTCGATATACTTATTGAATTCGTTTTAGAAACATCCCTAGTAACATATATTGTTAGGAATTGAAGGTGAGTAATCAATCTACCTATCCCGCTATCAGTATACTGAAACAGGCACtcctactatttatttattaatttttgaaaaatttagtcgttgccaattatttttattattttctcccaatttggaatagccaattattttattatgctcagctcaccgctaccacccctgcgctgactcgggagggcgaagacgaacacacactgtcctccgaagcgtgtgccgtcagccgaccgctttttttcacactgcggactcaccatgcagccacacaagagctacagcgtcggaggacaacgcagctctcgggcagcttacaggcaagctcgcaggcgcccggccagactacaggggtcgctggtgcgcggtgagccgagaacaccctggccgacctaaccctccctccccccaggcgactctcggccaattgagcgctgccccctgggagctcccatccttggtcggcaaaggaatagcctggactcgaactcgcaacgtccagactatagggcacatcctgcactctacgcaagtgcgtAGCCCTCAGCACTACTACTATTTAACTGCTGGGAACAATCATCTCCTTTCaaagtttaaaacatttctgtctcTAGATATGTGTTCCTTTTTACACCACAAGGAGGCAGTCAAGTCACACCCAGTAAATTTCAAAGCCGCAAGTATTTCTGTAATTTTTACAGAACATGCTACTTAAACAAAAACCCAGAGACAAGCATTTGCTGCAAAGAAATCATTTATTGTGTAGAATAGTATGGCATTCAGATGCATGAAATGAAGGCTTCTTTGAAAAAAGGGT from the Acipenser ruthenus chromosome 9, fAciRut3.2 maternal haplotype, whole genome shotgun sequence genome contains:
- the LOC131738066 gene encoding capZ-interacting protein-like isoform X1, whose amino-acid sequence is MEDQSISTAKATEDKPVKKSVAELAGKFKGQAIPSPAGKDVLQNNRVNRRRPPSSLALHDTKKESGQCEEEKGATNASSLSLKVKTKNSPLIEKLQANLALSPNALLPSPKSPGLKLHPSSFPFASPSSTPSSPGVRSHSSEEEASASFDKPAEGTVLHNINKGRARLSIKRRPPSRKLRKSSSEEPTGKTPSPSQEQPRQNGEDDVFEAVKVEDPKEDNKPSMKEPEGCVKSSEGDKLQDGPKSKTLGESIEHMGKVSQEKPDRPQETPEACESVEAEHRPSKKAQAETRALDNTPGDIQAAGLSSNNEDTKTGETSKEEEEVKANQEEVKTNQEEEVKTNQEEEVKTNQEEEVKTNGSDDKDKQPEGDGN
- the LOC131738066 gene encoding capZ-interacting protein-like isoform X2 encodes the protein MEDQSISTAKATEDKPVKKSVAELAGKFKGQAIPSPAGKDVNNRVNRRRPPSSLALHDTKKESGQCEEEKGATNASSLSLKVKTKNSPLIEKLQANLALSPNALLPSPKSPGLKLHPSSFPFASPSSTPSSPGVRSHSSEEEASASFDKPAEGTVLHNINKGRARLSIKRRPPSRKLRKSSSEEPTGKTPSPSQEQPRQNGEDDVFEAVKVEDPKEDNKPSMKEPEGCVKSSEGDKLQDGPKSKTLGESIEHMGKVSQEKPDRPQETPEACESVEAEHRPSKKAQAETRALDNTPGDIQAAGLSSNNEDTKTGETSKEEEEVKANQEEVKTNQEEEVKTNQEEEVKTNQEEEVKTNGSDDKDKQPEGDGN